One region of Bosea vaviloviae genomic DNA includes:
- a CDS encoding thiamine pyrophosphate-binding protein → MRGTGGALVYETLKSYGVTCLFGMEDPIHVFHAVDRAFTRIVTVRDEKHAAIMAHGYAQVTGRPGVCAATFGPGATNLITGLLEAQRSSVPVIALVQDHPLRLKNKNASSALDHAVALAPYVKDVTRIDAAEQAADAVRKAFRIATSGRPGPVVLLCPGDVMAAEAEAQTWADPAYTHFPANRVRASRESIEKAAELVATAQRPLLIAGGGSIISGAEDEIRMLAELFDIPVATTMTGRGAIADTHPLAAGPLGSTTGGRYGRGQISNRLFADADVVFVLGSRTGQICYSDWSLPKPETKLIHLDIDPAEIGRNFATDIAMVGDVRDTLRDLMAYCADNGLARTNPEARARIGQLTEGWRADFRSVAESMQIPIRPERLLAEISAQVEETTLIVTDASYITGWAMSHIDVPSSGRFILSPRGTGGIGWSLPAAIGAKLADPSRKVVCVTGDGAFGYVINELETAARYGVDVLVVVFNNGTLGFQRHWEQKVMGSYLECDFLDIDYAEVGRALKCRGERVTDPEAVAASLARGLSADGPYVIDVVIDPNATAPIVGFETILARDAVH, encoded by the coding sequence ATGCGGGGTACCGGCGGCGCGCTCGTTTACGAAACACTTAAGAGCTACGGGGTGACGTGCCTGTTCGGCATGGAGGATCCGATCCATGTGTTCCACGCGGTCGACCGGGCGTTCACGCGGATCGTGACAGTGCGCGACGAGAAGCACGCGGCGATCATGGCGCATGGCTATGCCCAGGTGACGGGTCGACCGGGTGTTTGCGCCGCCACCTTCGGGCCCGGCGCCACCAATCTGATCACCGGCCTCCTGGAGGCGCAGCGCTCATCCGTTCCGGTGATCGCGCTCGTCCAAGACCACCCGCTGCGCCTCAAGAACAAGAACGCCAGCAGCGCGCTCGATCATGCGGTCGCGCTGGCGCCTTACGTGAAGGACGTAACCCGGATCGATGCAGCTGAACAGGCAGCCGATGCCGTTCGAAAGGCTTTCCGGATTGCGACGTCAGGACGACCGGGCCCGGTTGTCCTACTTTGCCCGGGCGATGTCATGGCCGCCGAAGCCGAAGCCCAGACATGGGCCGACCCGGCCTATACCCATTTTCCTGCCAACCGGGTTCGAGCGAGCCGCGAATCCATCGAGAAAGCGGCCGAGCTGGTCGCGACAGCACAGCGACCGCTTCTGATCGCGGGCGGCGGGTCGATCATTTCCGGCGCCGAGGACGAAATCCGGATGCTGGCGGAGCTGTTCGATATTCCGGTCGCGACAACGATGACGGGGCGCGGAGCCATTGCCGATACGCATCCCCTCGCAGCAGGCCCGCTCGGCTCTACGACTGGCGGTCGCTATGGTCGCGGCCAGATCTCCAACCGGCTGTTTGCCGACGCCGACGTTGTCTTCGTGCTCGGGTCGCGCACGGGCCAGATCTGTTACAGTGACTGGTCGCTGCCCAAGCCTGAAACCAAGCTGATCCATCTCGATATCGATCCCGCCGAAATCGGTCGCAATTTCGCGACCGACATCGCCATGGTCGGCGACGTACGCGACACGTTGCGTGATCTCATGGCCTATTGCGCCGATAACGGCCTGGCGCGAACGAACCCGGAGGCAAGGGCGCGGATCGGCCAGTTGACAGAGGGCTGGAGGGCCGATTTCCGGTCGGTCGCGGAATCGATGCAAATCCCGATTCGGCCAGAACGCCTGTTGGCGGAGATCTCGGCGCAGGTCGAGGAAACGACCCTTATCGTCACGGATGCCAGTTACATCACCGGCTGGGCCATGAGCCACATCGATGTACCAAGCTCGGGGCGGTTCATCCTGTCGCCGCGGGGCACTGGCGGGATTGGCTGGAGTCTGCCTGCTGCCATCGGTGCCAAGCTGGCGGATCCTTCGCGCAAAGTCGTCTGCGTGACCGGCGACGGCGCCTTCGGCTACGTGATCAACGAACTTGAGACCGCCGCGCGCTACGGCGTCGACGTTCTTGTCGTCGTGTTCAACAACGGCACCCTCGGCTTCCAGCGGCATTGGGAGCAGAAGGTAATGGGCAGCTACCTCGAATGTGACTTCCTGGACATCGACTACGCGGAGGTCGGTCGCGCTCTGAAGTGTCGCGGCGAGCGCGTGACGGACCCGGAGGCGGTCGCCGCCAGCCTGGCAAGGGGCCTGTCTGCCGACGGTCCTTATGTCATCGACGTCGTAATTGACCCCAACGCAACCGCACCAATCGTCGGCTTCGAGACGATTCTCGCCCGCGACGCTGTCCACTGA
- a CDS encoding IclR family transcriptional regulator, with product MKSIEKAVRALQLLVNSGGELRVGDTSRHLKVTRSSASRLLASLASGALIEQDPATQRYRAGILAVQLAASFHRNFDLVEQAQKEMDELARQTEHTVWLGVLSGAEVVVLKTVRGSQPIQFTVEPGHRLPAHAAAMGKALLAIKSDTEIRSLFATSLDPVTKQTLISVDDLLHEIAMSRLRGYAISNQELFDGVKAISVAFEDPHKGMSIAISVSYPLFAFDGGSDQSVVDALLLFAHHFGTRIGDKRWIQ from the coding sequence ATGAAATCGATTGAGAAGGCCGTTAGAGCACTGCAACTGCTCGTAAATTCGGGGGGCGAGCTGCGGGTCGGAGATACAAGTCGTCACTTGAAAGTCACGCGGAGCAGCGCCTCACGCTTGCTCGCGTCCCTGGCGAGCGGAGCCCTCATAGAACAAGATCCCGCGACACAGCGGTACAGGGCGGGCATTCTGGCCGTGCAGCTTGCGGCGAGCTTTCACCGGAACTTCGACCTGGTGGAACAGGCGCAAAAGGAGATGGACGAACTCGCCCGTCAGACCGAGCACACCGTGTGGCTGGGCGTTCTGTCCGGCGCAGAGGTCGTCGTCCTGAAGACCGTGCGAGGCTCACAGCCGATCCAGTTTACCGTCGAGCCCGGCCATAGGTTGCCCGCCCATGCAGCTGCCATGGGCAAGGCTCTGCTCGCCATCAAATCCGATACCGAGATACGCAGTCTCTTTGCTACATCGCTCGATCCGGTGACGAAGCAGACCTTGATTTCGGTTGACGATTTGCTGCACGAAATCGCGATGTCGAGATTGCGCGGCTACGCGATCTCGAACCAGGAATTGTTCGACGGTGTGAAGGCCATCTCCGTCGCCTTCGAGGATCCGCATAAGGGCATGAGTATCGCCATCAGCGTCTCTTATCCGCTGTTCGCATTCGATGGCGGAAGTGACCAGTCGGTCGTCGACGCACTGCTACTGTTCGCCCATCATTTTGGCACTCGGATTGGGGACAAGCGCTGGATCCAATAG
- a CDS encoding TerC family protein: protein MSEFLATHFSFVNDPTAWAALATLIILEIVLGIDNLIFISILTNKLPKEQQKPARRVGIIAALVMRLLLLATISVIVQLTHPVFSLFGQGLSWRDLILITGGFFLVWKATKEIHHSVDPEDHKDSIVGETLQLSLAGAVVQILLLDLVFSIDSIITAIGMTDHIVIMYIAVIVAVSVMMLAATPLAEFIERNPTIVMLALGFLLIIGMTLIAEGTGFHIPKGYIYAAMAFSALVEGLNMLARKRKTSSA, encoded by the coding sequence ATGTCGGAGTTCCTTGCGACCCATTTTTCGTTCGTGAACGATCCAACGGCCTGGGCCGCGCTGGCCACGCTGATCATTCTCGAGATCGTGCTCGGCATCGACAACCTGATCTTCATCTCGATCCTGACGAACAAACTGCCGAAAGAGCAGCAGAAGCCCGCCCGCCGCGTCGGCATCATCGCCGCGCTGGTCATGCGGTTGCTCCTGCTGGCAACGATCTCCGTCATCGTTCAACTGACCCATCCGGTGTTCAGCCTGTTCGGCCAGGGCCTCTCCTGGCGCGACCTTATCCTGATCACGGGCGGCTTCTTTCTGGTCTGGAAGGCGACCAAGGAGATCCATCACTCCGTCGACCCCGAGGATCACAAGGATTCGATCGTCGGCGAGACGCTGCAACTGAGTCTCGCCGGGGCGGTGGTTCAGATCCTGCTGCTCGACCTCGTCTTCTCGATCGACTCGATCATCACCGCCATCGGCATGACCGACCACATCGTCATCATGTACATTGCCGTCATCGTTGCGGTCTCGGTGATGATGCTGGCTGCGACCCCGCTGGCCGAGTTCATCGAACGCAACCCGACCATCGTCATGCTGGCGCTGGGCTTCCTGCTGATCATCGGCATGACGCTGATTGCGGAGGGCACGGGCTTCCACATCCCCAAGGGCTACATCTACGCGGCGATGGCCTTCTCGGCCTTGGTCGAGGGGCTGAACATGCTGGCACGCAAGCGGAAGACCTCTAGTGCGTAG
- a CDS encoding ABC transporter substrate-binding protein codes for MKKLSAVLATACLALLAASPASSQSSEELMSYAVRGNVPPGYPASYAAIVRAGEDEGRLVIYSTTDADLVAPLIADFRAMYPRIDVAYEDLNSTELYHRFIAETKLGADTADILWSSAMDQQAALVSGGYAMTYVSPEKARFPAWANWKDQGFATTYEPVVFAYNKKLLPANEVPQTHADFTRLLNANPARFKGKVSSYNIEKSGLGFFLATQDAAISPEFWTLVAALGKAQARLDLTTSAMTRKLSSGETVLGYNLLGAYTAQKAASDDSLGYVFPRDYTLVMTRILIASKQAGHPNAAKLWIDYLLSKRGQTVLATASRLHAIRDDVEGENTAARLKQTLGASERPVAIGPALIGYLNNQNYRDFILQWKKALSGS; via the coding sequence ATGAAGAAGCTGAGTGCAGTTCTCGCCACCGCGTGTCTGGCACTGCTCGCCGCCTCGCCGGCCTCCTCGCAGTCCAGCGAGGAACTGATGAGCTACGCGGTACGGGGCAACGTGCCGCCCGGATATCCAGCGTCTTATGCGGCGATCGTCCGGGCGGGCGAGGATGAGGGTCGCCTCGTGATCTACTCGACCACCGACGCCGACCTCGTGGCGCCGCTGATCGCCGATTTCCGCGCCATGTATCCGCGGATCGACGTCGCTTACGAGGATTTGAACAGCACCGAGCTCTACCACCGCTTCATCGCCGAGACGAAGCTCGGCGCCGATACGGCTGACATCCTGTGGAGTTCGGCCATGGACCAGCAGGCGGCGCTGGTCAGCGGCGGCTACGCCATGACCTATGTCTCGCCGGAGAAGGCCCGTTTCCCGGCCTGGGCGAACTGGAAGGATCAGGGCTTCGCCACGACCTACGAGCCCGTCGTCTTCGCCTACAACAAGAAGCTGTTGCCGGCGAACGAGGTCCCCCAGACCCATGCCGACTTCACCCGGCTGCTGAACGCCAATCCGGCGCGGTTCAAGGGCAAGGTCTCAAGCTACAACATCGAGAAGTCCGGCCTCGGTTTCTTCCTGGCGACGCAGGACGCCGCCATCTCGCCCGAGTTCTGGACCCTCGTCGCGGCTCTCGGCAAGGCGCAGGCCCGGCTCGACCTGACCACCAGCGCAATGACGCGCAAGCTCTCCTCCGGCGAAACGGTGCTCGGCTACAACCTGCTCGGCGCCTACACCGCCCAGAAGGCGGCGTCCGATGACTCGCTCGGCTATGTCTTCCCGCGCGACTACACGCTGGTGATGACGCGCATCCTGATCGCGAGCAAGCAGGCCGGCCATCCGAACGCCGCGAAGCTCTGGATCGACTATCTGCTGTCGAAGCGCGGCCAGACCGTCCTCGCCACCGCATCGCGCCTCCATGCGATCCGCGACGATGTCGAGGGCGAAAACACCGCCGCGCGCCTGAAGCAGACGCTCGGCGCCAGCGAGCGGCCGGTCGCCATCGGCCCGGCGCTGATCGGCTACCTGAACAACCAGAACTACCGCGACTTCATCCTGCAGTGGAAAAAAGCCCTGTCCGGTTCGTGA
- a CDS encoding universal stress protein, with the protein MTNVIQNILYAADLSDDGEPVLAYAIDLANRLGAHLQVLTVIPDQREKSLIDAESYVPQAELDKYHDDRARRVKEHIEAQIAAFYAVRGEQKPARPVTEVAVREGDDVAQLILEQARSNSSDLIVMGSRGEGVLVGLLFGSVAQELTRKARTPLLLVPVRG; encoded by the coding sequence ATGACCAATGTCATCCAGAACATTCTCTACGCGGCGGATCTCAGCGACGACGGCGAACCGGTGCTGGCTTACGCCATCGACCTGGCCAACCGATTGGGCGCGCACCTGCAGGTGCTGACGGTCATTCCCGACCAGCGTGAGAAATCGCTGATCGACGCCGAGTCCTACGTGCCGCAGGCGGAGCTCGACAAATACCATGACGACCGGGCCAGGCGCGTCAAGGAACACATAGAGGCGCAGATAGCGGCCTTCTACGCCGTGCGCGGCGAGCAGAAGCCCGCGCGGCCGGTCACCGAAGTGGCCGTGCGCGAGGGTGACGATGTCGCCCAGCTGATCCTGGAACAGGCGCGCTCGAATTCCTCCGATCTCATCGTCATGGGGTCGCGGGGCGAAGGCGTGCTGGTGGGCTTGCTGTTCGGCTCGGTCGCGCAGGAACTGACGCGCAAGGCTCGCACGCCCCTGTTGCTGGTGCCCGTCAGAGGATGA
- a CDS encoding CitMHS family transporter, whose product MLTLLAYAMIIVFMTLIMTKRLPALTALILVPILFGLIAGFGMGLGPMMLDGIKKLAPTGVMLMFAILYFGLMIDAGLFDPVARIILKLVGGDPMKIVVGTAALCMAVGLDGDGSTTYMVTAAAMLPLYRRLGMSTVVFACIVIMASQNMNLLPWGGPTARVVSSLGLDMKDVFVPLIPIMIVNAGWVFAVAYILGMRERKRLGIADLNPGDAGAQAIMVGSDPSLLRPKLLWFNFLLTVSLLVVLILDIVPLSVLFIIAFAIAATANYPGLQIQKERIAHHAENVLPVVALIFAAGIFVGILSGTKMVDAIAASVIAAVPDWMGPYMAVVTAVLSVPFTFFISNDAFYFGIVPILAKTAAVYGITGPEIARASLVGQQAHLLSPLVASTYLLVGLTKIEFGDLQRGALLWSLSAALVMLLGNILIGVIPIVGRIG is encoded by the coding sequence ATGCTGACTCTCTTAGCTTATGCGATGATCATCGTCTTCATGACCTTGATCATGACGAAGCGCCTGCCGGCCCTGACGGCGCTGATCCTGGTACCAATCCTGTTCGGCCTGATCGCCGGCTTCGGCATGGGTCTCGGCCCTATGATGCTCGATGGCATCAAGAAGCTCGCGCCCACCGGCGTCATGCTGATGTTCGCAATCCTCTATTTTGGTCTCATGATCGACGCCGGCCTGTTCGACCCGGTGGCGCGGATCATTCTGAAGCTGGTCGGCGGCGACCCGATGAAGATCGTGGTCGGCACCGCTGCCCTGTGTATGGCGGTCGGTCTCGATGGCGATGGTTCGACCACCTACATGGTCACTGCGGCCGCCATGCTGCCATTGTACAGGCGGCTGGGCATGAGCACGGTGGTATTCGCCTGCATCGTCATTATGGCCTCGCAGAACATGAACCTGCTGCCTTGGGGCGGCCCGACCGCCCGCGTCGTCAGCTCGCTCGGGCTCGATATGAAGGATGTGTTCGTTCCCCTGATCCCGATCATGATCGTGAACGCGGGGTGGGTTTTCGCCGTCGCCTATATTCTCGGCATGCGCGAGCGCAAACGCCTGGGCATCGCCGACCTGAATCCGGGCGATGCCGGCGCGCAGGCGATCATGGTCGGCAGCGACCCATCGCTGCTGCGGCCCAAGCTGCTTTGGTTCAACTTCCTGCTGACCGTCAGCCTGCTGGTCGTGTTGATCCTGGACATCGTTCCCTTGTCGGTCCTGTTCATCATCGCCTTCGCGATCGCGGCTACCGCCAATTATCCGGGCCTGCAGATCCAGAAGGAGCGCATAGCCCACCATGCCGAGAACGTGTTGCCGGTGGTAGCGCTGATCTTCGCCGCGGGAATCTTTGTCGGCATCCTGTCGGGGACCAAGATGGTGGACGCAATCGCCGCAAGCGTGATCGCCGCGGTGCCGGACTGGATGGGACCCTATATGGCGGTGGTAACCGCCGTGCTGAGCGTCCCCTTCACCTTCTTCATCTCCAATGACGCCTTCTACTTCGGCATCGTGCCGATCCTGGCAAAGACAGCGGCGGTTTATGGCATCACCGGGCCCGAGATCGCGCGCGCTTCCCTGGTGGGTCAGCAGGCGCACCTGCTCAGTCCGCTGGTTGCCTCGACCTATCTTTTGGTGGGGTTGACGAAGATCGAGTTCGGAGACCTCCAGCGCGGCGCGCTGTTGTGGTCGCTGTCGGCCGCCCTGGTCATGTTGCTCGGCAACATCCTCATCGGCGTCATACCCATTGTCGGCCGGATCGGTTGA
- a CDS encoding adenylate kinase has translation MKVIMLGPPGAGKGTQASRLAARLGIPQLSTGDMLRTATEKGTPIGLAAREVMARGELVSDAIVIDCVRERIAEPDAAAGFILDGFPRTLGQAVAFDAVLAAANTKLDAVLELKVVEAALLDRVILRACEAKAAGQPVRADDNAAALKVRLDAYRRQTEPLAQYYRDASLLRTVDGMLPVDRITTRLLIELQL, from the coding sequence ATGAAGGTCATCATGCTCGGACCGCCCGGAGCCGGCAAAGGGACGCAGGCGTCGCGCTTGGCGGCGCGTCTGGGAATTCCACAGTTGTCGACAGGCGACATGCTGCGCACCGCCACCGAAAAGGGCACTCCCATCGGTCTCGCGGCAAGGGAGGTCATGGCGCGCGGCGAGCTTGTCAGCGACGCGATCGTGATCGACTGCGTGCGCGAGCGCATCGCGGAACCGGATGCGGCGGCGGGTTTCATTCTCGACGGCTTTCCGCGCACCCTAGGGCAAGCCGTGGCATTCGACGCGGTGCTGGCTGCAGCCAACACCAAGCTGGACGCGGTGCTCGAGCTCAAGGTCGTCGAGGCGGCGCTGCTCGACCGCGTCATCTTGCGGGCCTGCGAGGCCAAGGCAGCCGGCCAGCCGGTTCGCGCCGACGACAATGCCGCAGCCCTGAAGGTTCGCCTCGACGCTTATCGCAGGCAGACCGAGCCCCTGGCGCAGTACTACCGTGACGCCAGCCTGCTCCGAACGGTCGACGGCATGCTCCCTGTCGACCGGATCACCACACGCCTGCTGATCGAATTGCAGCTCTGA
- the ppa gene encoding inorganic diphosphatase, whose protein sequence is MHLESIKIGIQPPDDVNVLVEVPIGGEPIKYELDKAAGVLVVDRFLHTPMRYPGNYGFVPHTLSEDGDPIDVLVANTRPIMPGAIINVRPVGVLKMEDDGGGDEKIIAVPSNKLTQRYSKVANYIDLPEVLCRQIEHFFTHYKDLEPGKWVKLIGWGDAAEARQLISAAIARAEGARTKMEGKS, encoded by the coding sequence ATGCATCTCGAGTCGATCAAAATCGGTATCCAGCCGCCCGATGACGTCAATGTTCTCGTCGAGGTGCCGATCGGCGGCGAACCGATCAAGTACGAACTCGACAAGGCGGCCGGCGTGCTCGTCGTCGACCGATTCCTCCATACGCCGATGCGCTATCCGGGGAATTACGGCTTCGTTCCGCACACCCTCTCCGAAGACGGCGATCCGATCGATGTCCTCGTCGCCAATACGCGGCCGATCATGCCAGGCGCGATCATCAATGTCCGCCCGGTGGGCGTGCTGAAGATGGAAGATGACGGTGGCGGCGACGAGAAAATCATCGCGGTTCCGTCAAATAAACTGACACAGCGCTACAGTAAAGTAGCCAACTATATCGATCTTCCGGAGGTATTGTGCCGCCAGATCGAGCATTTCTTCACGCATTACAAGGATCTCGAGCCCGGAAAATGGGTGAAGCTGATCGGTTGGGGCGATGCCGCCGAAGCTCGCCAACTGATCAGCGCGGCGATCGCGCGGGCCGAGGGCGCCCGGACCAAGATGGAGGGGAAGTCATGA
- the acs gene encoding acetate--CoA ligase: MRGNADHETTGLYPVPADWAARAHVDEGAYNIMYETSVTAPEAFWLHHGQCIDWFKPFTKVKNTSFAPDNVSIRWFEDGTTNVSYNCIDRHLATRGDQVAIIWESDDPGHDIKITYRQLHTHVTKWANVLKSQGVARGDRVTIYLPMIPEAAYAMLACTRIGAVHSVVFGGFSSDALADRIAGAASSVVVTVDEGLRGGRKVPLKANVDVAANKLAGVVTSVIVVKRTGGDVAMTVGRDRYYDELAASVPDDCPPEEMGAEDPLFILYTSGSTGKPKGVLHTTGGYLVYAAMTHQYVFDYHDGDIYWCTADVGWVTGHSYIVYGPLANGATTLMFEGIPTYPTISRFWDVVDKHKVNTFYTAPTAIRSLMGAGEEPVKRTKRKSLRLLGSVGEPINPEAWEWYHRVVGDRRCPIVDTWWQTETGGILITPLPGATKLKPGSATRPFFGVRPEIVDAEGKVLEGATEGNLVIAESWPGQMRTVYGDHKRFEETYFATYPNKYFTGDGCRRDADGYYWITGRVDDVINVSGHRMGTAEVESALVAHPSVSEAAVVGYPHDIKGQGIYAYVTLMTGEKSSDALSKELVAHVRKEIGPIASPDLIQFAPGLPKTRSGKIMRRILRKIAEDEYGGLGDTSTLADPAVIDDLIANRQNKRKAG; this comes from the coding sequence ATGAGAGGGAACGCCGACCATGAGACGACAGGGCTCTACCCTGTCCCGGCCGATTGGGCCGCGCGAGCCCATGTCGATGAGGGCGCCTACAACATCATGTACGAGACCTCGGTGACGGCGCCGGAGGCATTCTGGCTCCATCATGGTCAGTGTATTGACTGGTTCAAGCCGTTCACCAAGGTAAAGAACACCTCTTTCGCGCCCGACAACGTCTCGATCCGGTGGTTCGAGGACGGCACCACCAACGTGTCCTACAATTGTATTGATCGGCATCTCGCCACGCGCGGCGATCAGGTGGCGATCATCTGGGAGAGCGACGACCCCGGGCACGATATCAAGATCACCTATCGGCAGCTGCACACCCATGTAACGAAATGGGCCAATGTTCTGAAGTCGCAGGGTGTCGCGCGCGGCGACCGGGTCACGATCTACTTGCCGATGATCCCGGAGGCGGCCTATGCGATGCTTGCCTGCACCCGGATCGGGGCCGTCCATTCGGTCGTCTTCGGCGGCTTTTCCTCCGACGCATTGGCCGATCGCATAGCGGGGGCGGCTTCATCTGTCGTCGTGACCGTCGACGAGGGTCTGCGCGGCGGGCGCAAGGTGCCACTCAAGGCAAATGTCGACGTGGCGGCGAATAAGCTGGCCGGCGTCGTGACCAGCGTCATCGTCGTCAAGCGCACCGGCGGGGACGTCGCCATGACGGTCGGGCGCGATCGGTATTATGACGAACTGGCGGCCAGCGTGCCCGACGATTGCCCACCTGAGGAGATGGGCGCCGAGGACCCGCTCTTCATCCTGTACACGTCAGGCTCGACCGGAAAGCCCAAGGGCGTGCTGCACACCACCGGCGGCTACCTCGTCTATGCCGCGATGACGCATCAATACGTCTTCGACTACCATGACGGTGACATCTACTGGTGCACCGCCGATGTCGGCTGGGTCACCGGCCACAGCTATATCGTCTACGGCCCGCTCGCCAATGGCGCGACCACGCTGATGTTCGAGGGCATCCCGACCTATCCGACGATCTCGCGCTTCTGGGACGTCGTGGACAAGCACAAGGTCAACACCTTCTACACCGCCCCGACCGCGATCCGCTCGCTGATGGGCGCGGGCGAGGAGCCGGTCAAGCGGACCAAGCGCAAATCGCTGCGTCTGCTCGGTTCGGTCGGCGAGCCGATCAATCCGGAAGCCTGGGAGTGGTATCACCGCGTCGTCGGTGACCGGCGCTGCCCGATCGTCGACACCTGGTGGCAGACCGAGACCGGCGGCATCCTGATCACGCCACTGCCCGGCGCGACCAAGCTGAAACCCGGCTCGGCGACGCGGCCCTTCTTCGGCGTTCGCCCCGAGATCGTCGATGCCGAGGGCAAGGTTCTGGAGGGCGCGACCGAGGGCAATCTCGTCATTGCCGAGAGCTGGCCCGGCCAGATGCGCACGGTCTACGGCGACCACAAGCGCTTCGAGGAAACCTATTTCGCGACCTATCCGAACAAGTATTTCACCGGCGACGGCTGCCGGCGCGATGCCGACGGCTACTACTGGATCACCGGCCGCGTCGACGACGTGATCAACGTGTCGGGCCACCGCATGGGTACCGCCGAGGTGGAATCGGCGCTCGTCGCGCATCCGTCCGTCTCGGAAGCCGCTGTCGTCGGCTACCCCCACGACATCAAGGGCCAGGGCATCTACGCCTATGTCACCCTGATGACCGGGGAAAAGTCCAGCGATGCGCTGAGCAAGGAACTCGTGGCCCATGTCCGCAAGGAGATCGGCCCGATCGCCTCGCCCGACCTGATCCAGTTCGCGCCCGGTCTGCCGAAGACGCGCTCGGGCAAGATCATGCGCCGCATCCTACGCAAGATCGCCGAGGACGAGTACGGCGGGCTCGGCGACACCTCGACGCTCGCCGACCCCGCCGTCATCGACGACCTGATCGCCAACCGCCAGAACAAGCGCAAGGCGGGCTGA
- a CDS encoding alpha/beta fold hydrolase, which yields MTEVAMNRPHQARDARLMGSRPEPARSGSVLGLSTTGFHEIAYVEWGPEESEVPVLCVHGLTRQGRDFDHLAENLARRRRRVVCPDLPGRGRSQSLSDPGDYALPQYCADMNALIARLGVTQVDWVGTSLGGLIGIVLAGMPGSCIRRLVVNDIGPYVSSVGLLRIGSYLGDMPRSFVTLARAERYFREILAPYGELSDEQWRHITAHSVRWDETRHVFTMLCDREIARAFRNPWLVSLNLWKYWERIGVPTLVLHGAKSDLLTHELCDEMLERNANATLHRFEECGHVPPLFELQQIKIVTDFLADKRPAGPD from the coding sequence ATGACCGAGGTCGCCATGAACAGGCCCCATCAGGCGCGCGATGCGCGCCTGATGGGAAGCAGGCCCGAGCCCGCTCGCAGCGGCTCGGTGCTCGGCCTGTCGACGACCGGCTTCCACGAGATCGCCTATGTCGAATGGGGGCCGGAAGAGAGTGAGGTTCCGGTCCTGTGCGTCCATGGCTTGACGCGCCAGGGCCGCGACTTCGACCACCTGGCCGAGAATCTCGCCCGGCGCCGGCGCCGGGTCGTATGTCCGGACCTGCCGGGCCGCGGCCGCAGCCAGTCCCTGTCCGATCCGGGCGACTATGCGCTGCCGCAGTACTGCGCCGACATGAACGCGCTGATTGCCCGGCTCGGCGTCACCCAAGTCGACTGGGTCGGAACATCGCTCGGCGGCCTGATCGGCATCGTGCTGGCGGGCATGCCGGGCTCCTGCATCCGCCGGCTGGTCGTCAACGATATCGGCCCCTATGTGTCGTCGGTCGGTCTGCTGCGCATCGGCTCCTATCTCGGCGACATGCCGCGCTCCTTCGTGACCCTTGCACGGGCGGAGCGGTATTTCCGCGAGATCCTCGCCCCCTATGGCGAGCTCAGCGACGAGCAGTGGCGGCACATCACCGCGCACAGCGTCCGCTGGGACGAGACGCGCCACGTCTTCACCATGCTGTGCGACCGCGAGATCGCGCGCGCCTTCCGGAATCCCTGGCTCGTCAGCCTGAACCTCTGGAAATACTGGGAACGGATCGGTGTGCCGACGCTCGTCCTCCATGGCGCCAAGTCCGATCTGCTGACGCACGAGCTCTGCGACGAGATGCTCGAGCGCAATGCCAACGCCACGCTTCATCGCTTCGAGGAATGCGGCCACGTCCCGCCGCTCTTCGAGCTGCAGCAGATCAAGATCGTAACCGATTTCCTGGCCGACAAGCGTCCGGCCGGGCCGGATTAG